GTTCACGACCACGCGCTGCCGTTTCCGTTCAACATCCGCCGCAATGTCGGCATCTGGAAGTTGCTGTTCATGGACACCGCGCCGTTCGTGGCCGACGCCGCGCGCTCGCCGCAATGGAATCGTGGCGCCTATCTGGTGAACGCTTTCGGCCATTGCGCCGAATGCCATAGCCCCCGCAATGCGCTCGGCGGAATCATCGCCGGCCAGCGCTTTGCCGGTGGTCCCAATCCGGAAGGGCAGGGCTGGGTGCCTAACATCACGCAGCAGGGCATCGGCAGCTGGAGCGAGAAGGATATCGCGGATTTTCTCGAGACCGGCGACATGCCCGAGGGCGACAGCGCTTCGGGTGCGATGCGGCCGGTGATCAAGAATCTGGCGCAACTGACCGCGGAAGACCGCGCCGCGATGGCCGCGTATCTGAAGTCGCTGCCGCCAGTGCAGGGACCGACACCGCCCAAGCGCAAGGAAGGCGGCTAAAGCATGATCCGGAAAAGTGCGAAGCGGTTTTCCGGAAAGATCATGCGTCAACAACAACCTCAAGCGCGATGAGATTTGGATTGATCGTCAACGCGCTTCGGCCGTCGTTCGGCGCATGATCAGCTGGCGCCGAACGCCTTGAAGGTGATGATGGTGAGGGTGTCCTGGATGCCCGGGAGCACCTGCACCTTCTCGTTCACGAAATGGCCGATGTCGGTATCCTTGTCGACGTAGAACTTCACGAGGAGGTCGTATTGGCCGGCCGTGGAGTAGATCTCGGACGCGATCTCGGCTTCGGCAAGCGCATTGGCGACCGTATAGGACTGGCCGAGCTTGCATTTGATCTGGACGAAAAAAGGAACCATCGCGGGCACTCCGAAAGCGTATCTGGCGGCTAATAGGCCAAAACCGGCATGATTTAGCAAGCGAACTTGCCGGCCGCCAGATTCCGCTCGGGCGTTCAGGGCGTCATGGCCGCCGCGGCGAACGCGTCCCTGAGCCGCTGGGCGAGCTCGATCTTGCGATAGGGCTTGGTCAGCACGATCGCCTGTGCGGGCGCGCGGCCCTGCTCCACCAGGGTCTCCAATGCGTAGCCCGAGGTGAACAGGACCGGCAGACCGGGACGAATCCGCCGCGCCTGATCGGAGAGCTCCCAGCCGTTCATGCCGCCCGGCATCACGATATCAGTGAACAGCATGTCGATGCTGGGATCGGTGTGCAACTGCTGCAAGGCCTCCTTGCCGTTGACTGCGGCAACGACACGATATCCGAGAGCTTCCACCCTGCGAACGACGGAGGAGCGGACGAACGGATCGTCTTCGGCGATCAGGATCGTCTCGTATCCTCGCGGCGCCGCGTCCTCGCCATCGGACGGGTCGGCCTGCGATTGTCCGGTGTCCGCGCGCGGCAGATAGATTCGGACCGTGGTCCCGAGGCCGATCTCGCTGTAGATCGAGATGTGGCCGCCCGATTGCTTGGCGAAGCCATAGACCATGCTGAGGCCGAGACCCGAGCCCTTGCCCACTTCCTTGGTGGTGAAGAACGGCTCGAAGGCGCGTGCCATGACGTCAGGGGTCATGCCTTCGCCGTCGTCGGTGACCGAGATCAACGCGTAAGCGCCGGCTGCGACTTCGGGGTGAAGGGCGCTATAGTCGTCGTCGATCTCGGTCAGCTCCGTGCTCAGCGTCAAATGTCCTCCTGCCGGCATGGCGTCCTGCGCGTTGAGCGCGAGGTTGAGCACGGCGGATTCGAGCTGGGCGCGATCGGCAAACGCCACGATCGTGCCGGGGCCGGTGCTCGTCCTGATCTCGATGTCTTCGCGCAAGGTGCGCTTGAGCAGCTTGAACATGGAATCGAGCAGGCCGCGGCAATCGATCAGCTGAGGCTGCAGCAACTGGCGGCGGCTGAATGCGAGCAGCCGCTGCGTCAGCTCGGCGCCCCGTTCGCCCGACTGGCAGATGTCGTCGGCAAAGCGCCGCAGATCCGGCCGAGCCTTGAGCTGCTCGCTCAAGTGCTCGGCATTGCCGATGATGACGGTGAGCAGATTGTTGAAGTCGTGCGCGATGCCTCCGGAGAGCTGGCCGACCGTCTCCATCTTCTGCGCCTGCTGGAGCTGCTGCTCGGTCAGCTTGCGCGCAGTCAGGTCGTGGACGATGCCGACGAAGATCAATTCGCCGTCCTGCTGCGCCTGACCCACCGACAGGTCCATCGGGAAGGTCGATCCATCCTTGCGCAGGCCGACAGATTCGCCGCCGGTGGCGAAATGCCGCGTGGCATTGTCGGACGACGCGTCCGCCTCGGGCATCAGCATGCTGACGTTCCAGCCCATCACCTCCTCGGCAGAGTAGCCGAACAGGCGCTCGCAGGCCGGATTGAACAGCAGGATGCGATCCTGCGCGTCGAAAAGGATGACGCCGTCGACTGCAGTCTCGACGATCGCGGTGAGTCGCGCCACGCTGTCGCGCATCGCGCGTTGGGCATCGCTGACCTGCTGCAGCAGAAGCGTCGCGTCCCGGCTCTTGATCTCCTCTTCCTCGAGCGCGGCCTGGACTTGCCGCAGTTCGAATGGAGAGGGAATTGTCAGGATCTTCGGAAGCAGCGGCCAAAGCGCGGCGGCGGTGAAGACGGACGCGACCGCCGTGGCCGCCTTGACGATGCCCTCGATGCCGTAGATCGGAACCCAGAGCGTGTAAATCGACAGCACATGGGTCAGGCCGCAGGCCATGATGAAGACCGCGAATGCCCAGTAGACCCAGCCGAATTTGAGGTCGCGCCGCTTGGTGACGAGAATCGCGAGGGCAAACGGGATCGAGAAATAGGCGGCGGCAATGCAGGCGTCGGCAACGACGTGGAGCCAGATCAGCTGAGGCTCCCATAACAGGCAGATGCCGTGCGGCGAAAGCATGGACGAGTCGAGGAGACGTTCGAAAAAGGCCCACATCGTTCCACCCCAAGATTCCGTTCCAGGCAGCTGCGGGCCGGGCCGGCCCGCAGCATCGGTGAATGGTTCCACCACCTGACGTCTCACTCATCGGCGAAGCAGGTTCGCGACTATACCAAGGGTCCGGCGCGGTTGCATTTTCAAGCCCGCGCCATTGCGGGGCGTGGCCCGCAACATCCGCCTGATTCGGCGTGCGTGCCACGATATCGCGAATCACGGTCGGCCGCGGCCCGGCGCGCTTGCCGGTACTCCGCGGTCGCGCTAGGACAGGCCATGGCGGTGTTCGTATCCAGCAGACGTGTCCGGCGATGACGACCCCGGTCGCACTCACCATCGCCGGCTCCGATTCGAGCGGCGGCGCCGGCATCCAGGCCGACCTGAAGACCTTTGCCGCCCTCGGTGTCTATGGCGCTTCCGCCATCACGGCACTGACGGCGCAGAACACGCGCGGCGTCACCGGCATTCACGCCGTGCCTGCCGACTTCGTCACCGCGCAGATCGACGCGGTGTTCGCCGATCTCGAGGTCGGTGCGGTGAAGATCGGCATGGTGGCCCAGGTCGCCAGCATCGATGCGATCGCGGCGGCGCTTTCGCGCTGGAAGCCGCGGCATGTGGTGCTCGACCCCGTGATGGTGGCGACATCGGGGGACCGCCTGCTCGCGTCCGAAGCCGTCGACGCTCTGCGCACCGGGCTGATGCCGCTGGCGTCCGTGATCACGCCCAATCTGCCGGAGGCCGCGGCTCTGCTCGATGAGCCGATCGCGGCCAGCGAGGCTGAGATCGAAAAGCAGGGGCGACGCCTGCTGGCGCTCGGCTCCCGTGCGGTCCTGATCAAGGGCGGGCACGGCGAGGGCGCGGAGAGCACCGACTATCTCATCGATGCCGACACCACGATCGCGCTCGCCGCGCCCCGCGTTGCGACCCGCAACACGCATGGCACCGGCTGCTCGCTGTCGTCGGCGGTCGCGGCGGGCCTTGCCAAGGGCGAAGATCTGGAAAGCGCGGTGCGCAACGCCAAGGCCTGGATCAGCGCCGCGATCGGCGCAGCCGACCGCTTCAGCGTCGGCCACGGCCACGGCCCGATCCATCATTTCCACAAGTTCTACTGACGCAGGGCAACGCGTGAGCGCACGCCTCGTCCTTCGAGACGACCGCTTCGCTGTCTCCTCAGGATGAGGCTAGCAGCGCCGCGCCCATCGAAACTGCTGCCGCGCATTCGGTCCTCGTCCTGAGGACCCCGCCCGCGCTCAAGGGCACCCCGCCTGCCGCGCCATGTCGCCAGATTGTCGCATGCGACTGATATTCGCGGGGAGGGCGAGGCAAGGCGTGATTCGTATTTGAAGGTGCCTCAAGGGTTCAATCAGTCATCCCCCTGTCACGGGACATTGTTACAGGCTGGCGCATGGGAAGTTACGATGTGAGTGACGAGAGCCCGGAGCGGCGCTTTCGCACGTTGTTCATCTCCGACGTTCATCTCGGAGCCCGCGGTTCTCAAGCCGATCTTCTGCTCGACTTCCTGCGCTACCACGATGCCGATACCATCTATCTCGTCGGCGACATCGTCGACGGTTGGGCGCTGAAATCGAGCTGGCACTGGCCGCAATCGCACAATGACCTCGTCCAGAAGCTGCTGCGCAAGGCGCGCAAGGGCGCCAAGGTCGTCTACATCCCCGGCAATCACGACGAGTTCCTGCGCAATTACTACGGCACGCATTTCGGCGGCATCGACGTGGTCGAGAACACCGTCCACACCGGCGCGGACGGCAAGCGTTATCTCGTCATCCACGGCGACATCTTCGATCTCGTGGTGCAGAACGCGCGCTGGCTCGCTCATCTGGGCGACAAGGCCTACGACTTCGCGATCCAGATGAATCGCTTCGTCAACTTCTTCCGCCGCCTGTTCGGCGTGCGCTATTGGTCGCTGTCGCAATGGGCCAAGCAGAAGGTCAAGAACGCCGTCAACTATATCGGGGCGTTCGAGCAGGCGCTGGCCGCAGAGGCGCGGCGTCACGACGCCGACGGCGTGATCTGCGGCCACATCCACTACGCCGTGATCCGCGACGAGGCCGGCATCCGCTACATGAACTGCGGCGACTGGGTCGAGAGCTGCACCGCGCTGGTCGAGCACGACGACGGCCATTTCGAGATCATCACCTGGGCGGATCATTTGCAGAAGCCGGCAGCCGTGCCGCAGGTCGCGGCAAGAGCCGCATGATAAGGGCAGCCTGATGCGCATCCTGGTCGCGACCGACGCCTGGCACCCGCAAGTCAACGGTGTGGTTCGGACGCTGACCAAGCTCGCCGACGCCGGCAAAAGCCTCGGCGTCGAGTTCGCGTTCCTGACGCCGCAATCCTTCCGCACCTTTGCGATGCCGAGCTATCGCGACGTGCGGCTGGCGATGCCGCGCCCGGCGCGGATCGCGGAGCTGATCGAGGAAGCGCGGCCCGACAGCATCCACATCGCGACGGAAGGGCCGATCGGCCTGATGGTCCGCCGCTATTGCCGCCAGCGCAGGCTGCCGTTCACGACCAGCTTCCACACCCGCTTTCCCGAATATGTCCGCGCCCGCGTGCCAGTTCCGGGCTCGCTGATCTGGCGAGCGCTGCGCCGTTTCCACAGCGCCAGCCGCGCCGTGATGGCAGCCACGCCTGCGCTCGCCCGCGAACTGACGGAGCGCGGCTTCGACAATGTCGTGCTTTGGCCCCGCGGGGTCGACACCGATGTGTTCCATCCCCGCGCCATCGACCTCTGCCTGCCGGCGCCGGTGTTCCTGTCGGTCGGGCGCGTGGCGGTGGAGAAGAATCTCGAGGCCTTTCTCGGGCTCGATCTGCCCGGCACCAAGGTGATCGTCGGCGACGGGCCGGCGCGCGTGGCCTTGGAAGAGGCCTATCCCGATGCGATCTTCCTCGGCGAGAAGCATGGCGAGGCGTTGGCGGAAATCTATGCTGCGGCTGACGTCTTCGTGTTTCCGAGCAAGACCGACACGTTCGGC
The nucleotide sequence above comes from Bradyrhizobium sp. NDS-1. Encoded proteins:
- a CDS encoding c-type cytochrome yields the protein MLRRTLLAALIAAAAAFALYWWATAPAALALPAPTRSPDLANGQELFNAGGCSSCHATPNQPDRLRLGGGLALGSPFGTFYAPNISPDPADGIGRWSEANFVNAVMRGISPAGTHYFPAFPYTSYHLASTDDVRDLFAYLKTLPSVSGRVHDHALPFPFNIRRNVGIWKLLFMDTAPFVADAARSPQWNRGAYLVNAFGHCAECHSPRNALGGIIAGQRFAGGPNPEGQGWVPNITQQGIGSWSEKDIADFLETGDMPEGDSASGAMRPVIKNLAQLTAEDRAAMAAYLKSLPPVQGPTPPKRKEGG
- a CDS encoding glycosyltransferase family 4 protein; the protein is MRILVATDAWHPQVNGVVRTLTKLADAGKSLGVEFAFLTPQSFRTFAMPSYRDVRLAMPRPARIAELIEEARPDSIHIATEGPIGLMVRRYCRQRRLPFTTSFHTRFPEYVRARVPVPGSLIWRALRRFHSASRAVMAATPALARELTERGFDNVVLWPRGVDTDVFHPRAIDLCLPAPVFLSVGRVAVEKNLEAFLGLDLPGTKVIVGDGPARVALEEAYPDAIFLGEKHGEALAEIYAAADVFVFPSKTDTFGLVLLEALASGLPVAAFPVKGPRDVIGDAPVGALDHDLRNACFAALDVSRQDCVAFAANYTWEASARVFVDGIRAVGAVLPGRNGAEQPRFVA
- a CDS encoding UDP-2,3-diacylglucosamine diphosphatase — protein: MGSYDVSDESPERRFRTLFISDVHLGARGSQADLLLDFLRYHDADTIYLVGDIVDGWALKSSWHWPQSHNDLVQKLLRKARKGAKVVYIPGNHDEFLRNYYGTHFGGIDVVENTVHTGADGKRYLVIHGDIFDLVVQNARWLAHLGDKAYDFAIQMNRFVNFFRRLFGVRYWSLSQWAKQKVKNAVNYIGAFEQALAAEARRHDADGVICGHIHYAVIRDEAGIRYMNCGDWVESCTALVEHDDGHFEIITWADHLQKPAAVPQVAARAA
- a CDS encoding Lrp/AsnC ligand binding domain-containing protein → MVPFFVQIKCKLGQSYTVANALAEAEIASEIYSTAGQYDLLVKFYVDKDTDIGHFVNEKVQVLPGIQDTLTIITFKAFGAS
- the thiD gene encoding bifunctional hydroxymethylpyrimidine kinase/phosphomethylpyrimidine kinase, whose product is MTTPVALTIAGSDSSGGAGIQADLKTFAALGVYGASAITALTAQNTRGVTGIHAVPADFVTAQIDAVFADLEVGAVKIGMVAQVASIDAIAAALSRWKPRHVVLDPVMVATSGDRLLASEAVDALRTGLMPLASVITPNLPEAAALLDEPIAASEAEIEKQGRRLLALGSRAVLIKGGHGEGAESTDYLIDADTTIALAAPRVATRNTHGTGCSLSSAVAAGLAKGEDLESAVRNAKAWISAAIGAADRFSVGHGHGPIHHFHKFY
- a CDS encoding PAS domain S-box protein, with amino-acid sequence MLSPHGICLLWEPQLIWLHVVADACIAAAYFSIPFALAILVTKRRDLKFGWVYWAFAVFIMACGLTHVLSIYTLWVPIYGIEGIVKAATAVASVFTAAALWPLLPKILTIPSPFELRQVQAALEEEEIKSRDATLLLQQVSDAQRAMRDSVARLTAIVETAVDGVILFDAQDRILLFNPACERLFGYSAEEVMGWNVSMLMPEADASSDNATRHFATGGESVGLRKDGSTFPMDLSVGQAQQDGELIFVGIVHDLTARKLTEQQLQQAQKMETVGQLSGGIAHDFNNLLTVIIGNAEHLSEQLKARPDLRRFADDICQSGERGAELTQRLLAFSRRQLLQPQLIDCRGLLDSMFKLLKRTLREDIEIRTSTGPGTIVAFADRAQLESAVLNLALNAQDAMPAGGHLTLSTELTEIDDDYSALHPEVAAGAYALISVTDDGEGMTPDVMARAFEPFFTTKEVGKGSGLGLSMVYGFAKQSGGHISIYSEIGLGTTVRIYLPRADTGQSQADPSDGEDAAPRGYETILIAEDDPFVRSSVVRRVEALGYRVVAAVNGKEALQQLHTDPSIDMLFTDIVMPGGMNGWELSDQARRIRPGLPVLFTSGYALETLVEQGRAPAQAIVLTKPYRKIELAQRLRDAFAAAAMTP